One genomic window of Choristoneura fumiferana chromosome 14, NRCan_CFum_1, whole genome shotgun sequence includes the following:
- the LOC141434637 gene encoding uncharacterized protein: protein MQLSKNAPNYIRFILNVQKLAQKCVMPAPYTTSVDALDLFTSELLHRHRKRGRISHFGSKDFNLNIRFFTEIENKDVSQMTMEQLDTSIQELLSKNKDKQIQQIIQDCLHYRKYLPITTLKKLFRNYSIMGKPESVMALQNYCAQVDPILNKRNGEFLHYLAKAQCMKGNSDKGLAILQDAYTKYSSLRSLYRVIFKELIQDSVLNRSEATLVIFKKYVLHFNEKFEDPYPLVCFWHICWSSSWFSDQVLSEELLEASEGLQEIVKDKATAFTMCILRDEYNEDAVVRLLQTLLKYSMMTEYVRVLQILFNYKLKNRDMRGCAEILRNCKVLGVSLPLNQQGKFIQLLIDGKELKPTGKPPIDFKLKF, encoded by the exons atgCAGCTCTCCAAAAATGCCCCAAACTACATACGCTTTATCCTAAATGTTCAGAAATTAGCCCAGAAATGTGTAATGCCTGCACCGTATACGACGTCAGTTGATGCTCTCGATTTGTTCACTTCAGAACTGTTGCACAGACACCGGAAACGGGGAAGAATCAGCCATTTCGGCTCAAAAGACTTCAATCTTAACATAAGGTTTTTtacagaaattgaaaataaagatgTATCACAAATGACTATGGAACAACTAGACACATCCATACAAGAGCTTCTATCAAAGAACAAGGACAAACAAATCCAACAAATAATCCAAGACTGCTTGCACTATCGAAAATATTTACCAATTACAACTTTGAAGAAACTGTTTCGAAACTATAGCATAATGGGTAAACCAGAGTCTGTTATGGctttacaaaattactgtgCTCAAGTTGATCCAATTCTGAACAAAAGGAACGGTGAATTCCTCCACTATTTAGCAAAAGCTCAATGCATGAAAGGCAATTCGGACAAAGGGCTCGCAATACTACAAGATGCATATACCAAATATTCAAGTTTGCGCAGTTTGTACCGTGTTATATTTAAAGAGTTGATACAAGACTCTGTGTTGAACAGATCGGAGGCAACATTAGTTATCTTTAAGAAGTATGTTTTGCACTTTAATGAAAAATTTGAAGACCCCTATCCTCTAGTTTGCTTTTGGCACATTTGCTGGTCCAGTTCTTGGTTCTCTGACCAAGTACTCTCTGAAGAGCTTTTGGAAGCTTCAGAAGGTCTTCAAGAGATTGTTAAGGACAA AGCCACGGCTTTCACCATGTGCATTCTTCGGGACGAGTATAATGAGGATGCTGTAGTGAGGCTATTGCAGACTTTGCTGAAGTATAGTATGATGACGGAGTATGTGAGGGTCCTTCAaatattattcaattataaat TAAAAAACAGAGACATGCGGGGCTGCGCCGAAATTCTACGGAACTGCAAGGTCTTGGGTGTAAGTCTGCCTTTAAACCAGCAAGGGAAGTTCATCCAACTGTTAATAGACGGGAAAGAATTAAAACCTACCGGAAAACCTCCGATAGACTTCAAGCTTAAGTTCTAG
- the LOC141434985 gene encoding uncharacterized protein, whose protein sequence is MENQESLIKQLKASRGYAKASMTRLYSFVLNAEDVKLTDLSILQAKRSRLVELFKEYESYNKQILALDEKDPEDVAEIEGKYFKILTVLNDAVMEKSSPNTSTSTCAFKTKLPTIQINTFTGKYSEYMPFINLFKAIIHNDRSIDNVQKLYYLRSFLQKEPLDLIKNLPFNSESYDEALNLLNNSYTSRAYQLERSDAADPTIEDFLLYLERRALALENVEPMTSGKTHHRAAVVNVAAASEFKSCKHCKSNHRLFECNKFKLLPCDERIKICKENNLCNTCLNNHQGKCRFHFRCNICKQAHNTLLHPEVSQPVSLLSNTDCDKILIPTVKVKLFSQTGQEVHVKAILDSASQVSLVTNKLIDVLGLSPKTENTTIIGVSNTNNAARYSIPLKIFSLASPYKVTINCHVLEKITCKLPQFKVDLEALNIPSDLKLADAEFHIPSEINMLIGADVFFQTLLPDQPAPQRPPRQAAEQHAPGQQHQHQHTQPRFVNTKFGHIIAGALPRQTNSKTSKVSLLCLDCNSDLNENLKKFWKTESIPEVFNESIPEHELCENIFQKTTLLKDNQFQVDLPLKLPLDEINNALGNSFDYAYYRFLSLERKLHKSPYLLSEYEKFINEYIELGHGHYIDFSSLDLKNDPLYFMPHHAVINENSKSTKTRVVFDASMQTDKKISLNDLLLNGPLVQKELFDIMLLFRLGEFTFSTDIRRMFRCVNINPQHACLQNILWRCNVNEPIQCIQLDTVTYGQKSSSFLATRCLHELAVNYENEFPLASYILKNCTYVDDACFSHSDLNIVAEAKRQLCELLSRGNFYTHKWASNNSQILEGISPDKQQFDDLDFQKNDLFMKTLGLTLNVSKDCFVFSCPEPFNQEYPTKRQILSYISKFYDPLGFMSPVLVKAKSFMQKLWSEKIDWNEVPSDPLRLEWLSFVQKLTDMKPITINRNIKVPNNASVVQLIGFADASSTIGYGCAVYLRVVDDSGNASLTLLCSKSRINPRNQDTITIPRLELNAMLLLAKLTNRVYDTLNLKINIQGVYLFADSQIALAWVNTEPIRLQAYVANRVRLIRELTARWRWLYVATDDNPADYVSRGADPDELLQLTTWWNGPGFLQNGKYDFNENFTKPPTDDLPEMKKAFSNAKDEGAGYKTIDGFFAT, encoded by the exons ATGGAAAACCAAGAAAGTCTTATTAAACAACTTAAGGCGTCCCGGGGATACGCCAAGGCGTCCATGACGCGCTTgtatagttttgttttaaatgcgGAAGATGTAAAACTCACAGACCTTTCAATATTGCAAGCAAAACGGTCTCGCTTAGTGGAATTATTTAAAGAGTACGAGAGCTACAACAAACAGATCCTCGCTCTCGATGAGAAGGATCCCGAAGATGTGGCCGAGATCGAAGGCAAGTACTTCAAAATTTTGACTGTCCTCAACGACGCGGTTATGGAAAAGTCCTCCCCTAATACGAGTACATCTACTTGCGCATTTAAGACAAAATTACCTACGATCCAAATTAATACTTTCACGGGGAAATATAGTGAGTACATGCCATTCATTAATCTGTTCAAAGCAATTATACATAACGATAGATCCATAGATAATGTACAAAAATTGTATTACTTGAGGTCATTCTTACAAAAAGAACCTTTAGATTTGATCAAAAATCTCCCGTTCAATTCTGAAAGCTACGACGAAGCACTGAATTTACTCAATA ACTCGTACACCTCACGGGCATATCAGCTCGAGCGAAGCGATGCTGCCGATCCTACAATCGAAGACTTCCTGCTGTACCTGGAGCGGAGAGCCTTGGCATTGGAAAATGTTGAGCCGATGACGTCGGGCAAAACTCACCACCGGGCAGCAGTGGTAAATGTAGCTGCAGCATCGGAGTTCAAGTCCTGCAAACACTGTAAGTCTAATCATAGATTATTTGAAtgcaataaatttaaacttCTGCCTTGTGATGaaagaattaaaatttgtaaagaaaataacTTATGCAATACTTGTTTGAACAATCACCAAGGCAAATGCAGATTTCATTTCCGGTGCAACATTTGCAAACAAGCTCACAATACTTTGCTTCATCCGGAGGTATCACAGCCTGTCTCTTTACTTTCAAATACAGATTGTGACAAAATTTTAATACCGACTGTCAAAGTCAAACTTTTTAGCCAGACCGGTCAGGAGGTCCATGTAAAAGCTATACTGGACTCTGCATCGCAAGTGTCTCTGGTAACAAATAAATTGATTGATGTCCTAGGGCTCAGCCCAAAGACCGAAAATACTACAATTATAGGGGTCAGCAACACAAATAATGCTGCGAGGTATTCAATTCCCCTCAAAATATTTTCACTGGCTTCACCATACAAGGTGACAATTAATTGCCATGTGCTTGAAAAAATTACCTGTAAACTCCCACAATTCAAGGTCGACCTGGAGGCTTTAAATATTCCTTCAGATTTGAAGCTGGCTGATGCAGAATTTCACATTCCATCGGAGATAAACATGCTCATAGGTGCCGACGTATTTTTTCAGACACTGCTGCCAGATCAGCCAGCGCCTCAGCGTCCGCCGCGGCAGGCTGCTGAGCAACACGCGCCGGGGCAGCAGCACCAGCACCAGCATACGCAACCACGCTTCGTTAACACTAAATTCGGCCACATCATAGCAGGAGCTTTACCTAGGCAAACCAACTCCAAAACAAGTAAGGTGTCGCTTTTATGTCTCGACTGCAATTCCGaccttaatgaaaatttaaaaaagttttggaAAACCGAAAGCATTCCTGAAGTTTTTAATGAAAGCATTCCGGAGCATGAATTATGTGagaacatttttcaaaaaactacTTTACTAAAGGACAACCAGTTTCAGGTCGATTTACCTTTAAAATTGCCTTTAGACGAAATTAATAATGCTCTCGGCAACTCTTTTGACTATGCATACTATAGGTTTCTTAGCCTCGAAAGGAAATTGCATAAGAGTCCATATTTGCTTTCCGAATATGAAAAGTTCATTAATGAATACATTGAATTAGGACATGGGCATTATATTGACTTCAGTTCCTTAGATTTGAAAAACGATCCTTTATATTTCATGCCGCACCATGCTGTAATAAATGAAAACAGCAAGAGCACGAAGACCCGCGTTGTCTTTGATGCCTCTATGCAGACTGACAAAAAGATATCATTAAATGACCTTTTACTGAATGGGCCTCTTGTCCAAAAGGAACTGTTTGATATAATGCTCCTGTTCCGCTTAGGTGAATTTACATTCTCCACTGATATACGCCGAATGTTCAGATGCGTAAATATAAATCCGCAGCATGCTTGCCTGCAAAACATTCTATGGAGGTGTAATGTAAATGAACCTATACAATGTATACAGCTAGATACCGTTACCTACGGTCAAAAAAGCTCGAGTTTCCTAGCAACGCGTTGTCTGCATGAACTAGCTGTTAATTATGAAAATGAGTTTCCTTTGgcttcatacattttaaaaaattgcacttaCGTTGACGATGCCTGCTTTTCGCACTCTGATTTGAATATAGTTGCGGAAGCCAAGCGGCAATTATGTGAACTATTAAGCAGAGGAAATTTTTATACTCATAAATGGGCTTCAAATAATTCTCAAATATTAGAGGGAATTTCCCCAGACAAACAACAATTTGACGatttagattttcaaaaaaatgatttatttatgaaaacatTAGGATTGACACTTAATGTCAGTAAAGATTGTTTTGTGTTCTCTTGCCCAGAACCGTTTAACCAAGAATATCCTACTAAAAGGCAAATACTAAGTTACATATCTAAATTTTACGATCCTCTTGGATTTATGTCGCCTGTTTTAGTCAAAGCAAAATCCTTTATGCAAAAACTTTGGTCAGAAAAAATTGACTGGAACGAAGTTCCATCTGATCCATTGCGACTCGAATGGCTTTCATTTGTACAAAAATTAACAGATATGAAACCTATAACTATAAACAGAAACATAAAAGTTCCCAACAACGCTAGTGTGGTGCAATTGATAGGTTTTGCTGACGCTTCGAGCACGATTGGTTATGGCTGTGCTGTATATCTTCGAGTGGTTGACGACTCTGGTAACGCTTCACTTACCTTACTATGCTCTAAGTCACGAATCAACCCTCGCAATCAAGATACTATCACTATACCGCGCTTGGAGTTAAATGCAATGCTTCTACTCGCAAAACTAACAAACAGAGTCTATGACACGCTAAATCTTAAAATTAACATACAAggagtttatttatttgctgactCACAAATTGCACTCGCTTGGGTCAATACAGAACCAATAAGATTACAAGCTTACGTCGCGAATCGCGTGCGGTTGATTCGTGAActtaccgctagatggcgctggctgtACGTGGCCACCGATGACAACCCAGCTGACTACGTGAGCAGAGGCGCAGATCCAGACGAGTTGCTTCAACTAACCACTTGGTGGAATGGCCCAGGTTTCCTGCAAAACGGTAaatacgattttaatgaaaattttaccaAGCCACCCACAGATGACTTACCTGAAATGAAGAAAGCATTTTCTAATGCCAAG GATGAAGGCGCAGGGTACAAAACAATTGATGGGTTCTTTGCCACCTGA